One window from the genome of Thermus caldifontis encodes:
- a CDS encoding TolC family protein produces MRWTLAVFFLGAMALAQSVLDWGGAWETALQHNPGYQNALLSRESARVELGALEADPSTLIQPLTQARQALALAELQVQAGRLSLLQSLLAAYTNLLEAQENEKVLEANRALAARNLAVVRARRQAGNATDLDVAKAEAALRSAELAWKNAQGQRPALVKALEAVLGLALPQEPRLSPLPEPKPLGVGLDSLKEGLANRLLSLLQARQAVELAELQVSLADNDYTPRLTLEKARSSLETARRNQGNTLAQALSALESAYAQAQAAWGQVLTAREALANQEKTLGVARRSFQAGTISLLQLEQEEVGHLQAQHSLLQAQNAYWRALAALSVAAGQDLTGLGVEP; encoded by the coding sequence ATGAGGTGGACGCTGGCGGTTTTTTTCTTGGGTGCCATGGCTCTAGCCCAGTCGGTTTTGGACTGGGGGGGCGCATGGGAAACGGCTTTACAGCATAACCCCGGGTACCAAAATGCCCTCCTTTCCCGGGAATCGGCGAGGGTGGAACTTGGGGCCCTAGAGGCTGATCCCAGCACCTTGATCCAGCCCCTCACCCAGGCGCGGCAGGCCTTGGCCCTGGCGGAGCTCCAGGTACAGGCGGGCCGCCTTAGCCTTTTGCAGAGCCTCCTTGCCGCCTACACCAACCTCCTCGAGGCCCAGGAGAACGAAAAGGTGTTGGAGGCCAACCGGGCGCTGGCGGCAAGAAACCTGGCGGTGGTCCGCGCCCGGCGCCAAGCGGGCAACGCCACCGATTTGGATGTGGCCAAGGCTGAGGCTGCCTTGCGCTCGGCGGAGCTGGCCTGGAAAAACGCCCAAGGCCAACGTCCAGCCCTGGTCAAGGCCTTGGAGGCGGTGTTGGGCCTTGCCCTTCCCCAGGAGCCTAGGCTTTCCCCCTTACCCGAGCCCAAACCCTTGGGCGTGGGCCTGGACTCCCTGAAGGAAGGGTTGGCAAACCGCCTCCTCAGCCTTTTGCAGGCCCGGCAGGCGGTGGAGCTGGCGGAACTCCAGGTGAGCCTGGCCGATAACGACTACACCCCCCGCCTGACCCTGGAAAAGGCCCGCTCCAGCCTGGAAACCGCCCGCAGAAACCAGGGGAACACCCTGGCCCAGGCCCTCTCCGCCTTGGAGAGCGCCTACGCCCAGGCGCAAGCGGCCTGGGGCCAGGTGCTCACCGCCCGGGAAGCCCTGGCCAACCAGGAGAAGACCCTGGGGGTGGCCCGGCGCTCCTTCCAGGCAGGGACCATCAGCCTCCTGCAGCTAGAGCAAGAGGAGGTGGGCCACCTTCAGGCCCAGCACTCCCTCTTGCAGGCGCAAAACGCCTACTGGCGGGCTCTGGCGGCTTTGAGCGTGGCGGCAGGGCAGGACCTCACGGGCTTGGGGGTGGAGCCATGA